A single genomic interval of Lynx canadensis isolate LIC74 chromosome A2, mLynCan4.pri.v2, whole genome shotgun sequence harbors:
- the KISS1R gene encoding kiSS-1 receptor, which translates to MRAVVTSAPNASWWAPANATVCPGCGADASDGRAPVPRPVDAWLVPVSFVALMLLGLAGNSLVIFVICRHKQMRTVTNFYIANLAATDVTFLSCCVPFTALLYPLPAWVLGDFMCKFVNYMQQVSVQATCATLTAMSVDRWYVTVFPLRALRRRTPRLALAVSLGIWVGSATVSAPVLALHRLSPGPRTYCSEVFPSRALERAFALYNLLALYLLPLVATCVCYGAMLRHLGRTAVSPAAAEGALQGRLLAERAGAVRAKVSRLVAAVVLLFAVCWGPIQLFLVLQALGPAGAWHPRSYTAYALKIWAHCMSYGNSALNPLLYAFLGSHFRQAFRRVCPCAPRRPAPAAPPTELRRLAPEARESAGVLRERPAPIRADSAGRELGPCGTGAV; encoded by the exons ATGCGCGCCGTGGTCACGTCCGCGCCCAACGCGTCCTGGTGGGCGCCGGCCAACGCGACGGTCTGCCCGGGCTGTGGCGCCGACGCCTCCGACGGCCGGGCCCCTGTGCCGCGGCCGGTGGACGCCTGGCTTGTGCCGGTTTCCTTCGTGGCGCTGATGCTGCTCGGGCTGGCAGGGAACTCGCTCGTCATTTTCGTCATCTGCCGCCACAAGCAGATGCGGACGGTGACCAACTTTTACATAG CCAACTTGGCGGCCACGGACGTGACCTTCCTGTCGTGCTGCGTGCCCTTCACGGCCCTGCTCTACCCGCTGCCCGCCTGGGTGCTGGGCGACTTCATGTGCAAGTTCGTCAACTACATGCAGCAG gtctcGGTGCAGGCCACGTGCGCCACCCTGACGGCCATGAGCGTGGACCGCTGGTACGTGACCGTGTTCCCACTGCGCGCCCTGCGCCGCCGCACACCCCGCCTGGCTCTGGCGGTCAGCCTCGGCATCTGGGTGG GCTCGGCCACCGTGTCCGCGCCGGTGCTCGCCCTGCACCGCCTCTCGCCCGGGCCGCGCACCTACTGCAGCGAGGTCTTCCCCAGCCGGGCCCTGGAGCGCGCCTTCGCGCTCTACAACCTGTTGGCGCTCTACCTGCTGCCGCTGGTCGCCACCTGCGTCTGCTACGGGGCCATGCTGCGCCACCTGGGCCGCACCGCCGTGAGCCCCGCGGCCGCCGAGGGCGCCCTGCAG gGCCGGCTGCTGGCAGAGCGGGCTGGCGCCGTGCGGGCCAAGGTCTCGCGGCTGGTGGCCGCGGTGGTCCTGCTCTTCGCCGTCTGCTGGGGCCCCATCCAGCTGTTCCTGGTGCTGCAGGCGCTGGGCCCGGCGGGCGCCTGGCACCCGCGCAGCTACACCGCCTACGCGCTCAAGATCTGGGCGCACTGCATGTCCTACGGCAACTCGGCGCTGAACCCGCTGCTCTACGCGTTCCTGGGCTCCCACTTCCGGCAGGCCTTCCGCCGGGTCTGCCCCTGCGCCCCGCGGcggcccgcccccgccgcccccccgaCGGAGCTGCGCCGCCTGGCCCCCGAAGCCCGGGAGAGTGCGGGTGTCCTGAGGGAGCGTCCGGCCCCAATCCGGGCGGATTCTGCGGGGAGAGAGCTGGGCCCCTGTGGGACAGGTGCCGTTTGA